The Flavobacterium sp. 140616W15 sequence AGGTGTATTCTTGTTGAGTTTGATATTTGTATATTTCTTATTAAGTGCACAATACGAAAGTTATTTAGTACCATTGTCAGTATTGCTTTCATTACCTGTAGGTATTGCTGGAGCCATTGGTTTTGTGAAACTAGCTGGATTAGAAAACAACATTTATTTCCAGGTAGCCCTGATAATGCTTATAGGACTACTGGCCAAAAATGCCATTCTGATAGTTGAGTTTGCTATACAAAGGCGACGACACGGAATGGACTTGACAGAGGCTGCGATAGAAGGTGCAAAAGCACGTTTACGTCCTATTTTAATGACCTCCCTTGCTTTTATCTTTGGTTTAATGCCTTTGGCTTTTTCTTCTGGAGTTGGAGCTGTAGGTAACCGTTCAATCGGTATGGGAGCTGTTGGTGGAATGTTAATAGGAACAATCTTTGGAGTATTTGTTATTCCGATTTTGTTTATTATTTTCCAAAGCTTACAAGAAAGAATCTCTGGAAAACCATTTACAGAGCAACAATCAGATGTTACACTTTTAGACGAAGAAAATGAAAAATAATGTATATAAAATAGTAACTGTTGCCTTCACGGCAACAGTTATGCAATCCTGCTTCGTTGCAAAAGATTACGAAAGACCTAAGGATATTAAAACGGAGAACTTATATAGAACCGAAGTGGTTTCTAAAGACAGTACTTCTATGGCAAATCTGTCTTGGGATAAAGTTTTTACTGATCCTATTTTGCAAGGTTATATCAGAAAAGGATTGGAAAATAACTTAGATATTCGAATTGCAATGCAAAATATTGCTGCTGCTGAAGCATCAATGAAACAAGGAAAAGCAGGGTACTTCCCTACTCTTTCTGTTGGTACAGATTGGACACATCAGCAGTTATCAAAAAACAGTCAGTTTGGAGCTTTACTTCAAAATCGTAGTACCGATCAATATCAAGTTGCTGGAACATTAGGTTGGGAAGCAGATATTTGGGGAAAAATAAGAAGTAATAAACGTGCAACAAATGCTGCTTATTTACAAACTACTGCTGCAAATCAAGCTGTAAAAACACAGTTAATTGCAGATATTGCCGCAACGTATTATCAGTTGATTGCAATAGATGAGCAAATTAAATTATCAGAAGAGACTTTGATCAACAGAATCGAAAGTGTTGAAACGATTATTGCTTTAAAAGATGCAGGAAATGTAACTGAAGTTGGAGTTAAACAAACAGAAGCTCAAAAATATGCTACAGAAATTATCATCGCTGACTTAAAAGTAAGTACGATACTTTTTGAAAACAAAATGAGTATTCTTTTAGGAGTAGCACCTACTAAAGTAGAGAGAAGTAGTTTTGAGGTTCAAAAAATGCAACCAGAAATTACACTTGGAGTACCTGCTACTTTATTAAGAAACAGACCTGATGTAATTGCGGCTGAGTATAATTTGATTTCAAATTTTGAAAGAACTAATGTGGCAAGAAGTAATTTCTATCCAACATTTAAAATTACTGCTACAGGTGGATTACAAAGTATAGATCTTAAAGAGTGGTTTAGTTCAAATTCATTTTTTGCTAATATTGTAACAGGATTAACACAGCCAATTTTTAATCAACGTTTGAATAAAACAAATTTAGAAATAGCTAAAGCAAATCAAGAAAAAGCATACATACAATTTGAGCAATCATTGTTAAATGCGGGAAAAGAAGTTTCAGATGCATTAGCACAGTATAACAACGAAACCAAAAAAATTGTAATTCGTCAGAAGCAAGTAGATGCATTAAAAGTGGCTACAGATTATTCAGATGAATTATTAAAATACGGTTTAGTGAATTATTTAGAAGTTCTTACTGCAAAAGACAATGCGTTAAATGTAGAATTAACTTTAATAGATAATAAATTTTCACAATACAACGCTATTATCCAACTATACAGAGCCCTTGGTGGTGGATGGCAGTAAGATTTTATAGTTAGTTAGGTTACTTATTAATTTTTATATTTAAACCACTGAGTATTTTTATATTCAGTGGTTTTGTTTTTTTATACTAAAAATTATCATAATATTAATAAATAGCCGTTTTAAAAAGAAGTAAATTGCCACTTAGATTTAACAATTTTGACAAGCTATATAATTATGGATAAGATAAAAATACTTTGGGTTGATGATGAAATCGACTTATTAAAGCCACACATACTATTTCTGGAGAAAAAAAATTATGCAGTAACGACTTGTAATAATGGTCTAGATGCAATTGCAATTTTTGAAGAAGACAATTTTGATATCGTTTTTCTTGATGAAAATATGCCAGGAATGAGCGGATTAGAAACACTTTCTGAAATGAAAGAAAAAAAATCAACCATTCCGATGATTATGATTACCAAAAGTGAAGAAGAGTATATCATGGAGGAGGCTATCGGTTCTAAAATAGCAGATTACCTAATAAAACCAGTAAATCCGAATCAGATTTTATTAAGTTTAAAGAAAAATCTGGATCACTCAAGATTAATTTCTGAAAAAACGACATTAGATTATCAAAAGGAATTCCGAAAAATAGCTATGGAAATGGCAATGGTAAATTCTTATGAAGATTGGATTGAATTGTATAAAAAACTTGTGTTTTGGGAATTAGAACTTGAGAATATTAATGATCAAGGAATGATTCAAATTTTGGAGTCTCAAAAAGTTGAAGCTAACTCACAATTTGGTAAATACATAGAGCGTAATTACGAAGATTGGTTTGCACCAAAGGCAGATAAACCAATTCAATCACATACTTTATTTAAAGAATTAGTGGTTCCGGAAATTAAGAAGAAAGACAAGCCAATTTTGTTTGTAGTAATAGATAATTTGCGATATGATCAATGGAAATCATTTGAGAAAGTAGTAGGAAATTATTATAAGCTAGAAAAAGAAGTTCCTTATTTCTCTATACTTCCAACAGCAACTCAATATGCGAGAAATGCAATATTTTCGGGTTTGCTGCCTATAGAAATGGAAAAGCAATTTCCTGAGTATTGGAAAAATGATGTTGAAGACGGAGGGAAAAATTTATATGAAGCGGAGTTTTTAAGTGCACAATTAAAACGCTTGGGATTAAATATTAAAGAAGATTATTTTAAAATTACCAATTTGGCA is a genomic window containing:
- a CDS encoding TolC family protein encodes the protein MKNNVYKIVTVAFTATVMQSCFVAKDYERPKDIKTENLYRTEVVSKDSTSMANLSWDKVFTDPILQGYIRKGLENNLDIRIAMQNIAAAEASMKQGKAGYFPTLSVGTDWTHQQLSKNSQFGALLQNRSTDQYQVAGTLGWEADIWGKIRSNKRATNAAYLQTTAANQAVKTQLIADIAATYYQLIAIDEQIKLSEETLINRIESVETIIALKDAGNVTEVGVKQTEAQKYATEIIIADLKVSTILFENKMSILLGVAPTKVERSSFEVQKMQPEITLGVPATLLRNRPDVIAAEYNLISNFERTNVARSNFYPTFKITATGGLQSIDLKEWFSSNSFFANIVTGLTQPIFNQRLNKTNLEIAKANQEKAYIQFEQSLLNAGKEVSDALAQYNNETKKIVIRQKQVDALKVATDYSDELLKYGLVNYLEVLTAKDNALNVELTLIDNKFSQYNAIIQLYRALGGGWQ
- a CDS encoding bifunctional response regulator/alkaline phosphatase family protein produces the protein MDKIKILWVDDEIDLLKPHILFLEKKNYAVTTCNNGLDAIAIFEEDNFDIVFLDENMPGMSGLETLSEMKEKKSTIPMIMITKSEEEYIMEEAIGSKIADYLIKPVNPNQILLSLKKNLDHSRLISEKTTLDYQKEFRKIAMEMAMVNSYEDWIELYKKLVFWELELENINDQGMIQILESQKVEANSQFGKYIERNYEDWFAPKADKPIQSHTLFKELVVPEIKKKDKPILFVVIDNLRYDQWKSFEKVVGNYYKLEKEVPYFSILPTATQYARNAIFSGLLPIEMEKQFPEYWKNDVEDGGKNLYEAEFLSAQLKRLGLNIKEDYFKITNLASGKKLAENFKALKNNDLVTVVYNFVDMLSHAKTELDVVKELASDDKAYRSLTLSWFKNSPLLEIIQQAQHLGFKLILTTDHGTINVKNPSKVVGDKNTSLNLRYKTGRSLTYEHKDVYVVKEPKKIGLPAINMSSSFIFAKNDLFLAYVNNYNHYVSYYKNTYQHGGISLEEMIIPFLIFNPK